The DNA segment TGAAGGCAAGCATATTCGACACTACTGGAAGGCATGTGCTCATTTTCCCCATTGTCAATTGTGCAACTTCCTCAAATCTTAGCAAACACCTttttgtgtgcaaaaaatttgttctatattttttggatCATTCAAATGGGGGAGAACGAGTCGAATTTGTCAACGTGACAACAGCTCTTCCTagggaagacaaaaaaaaaaaaaaaaaaaaaaaaaaatgtatatccCTGAAAGTGGCTTCTTCAATTGGTTAaacttgttcatttgttctccttccccATTGCGCACGCACAGATTTATCCTCCCGCGGACGTGTACCGGTGAACCAAAAAGGCGCACGGGAGAGAGGCACTCAATTTTGCAATCGGCAAATAAGTTAAGCTAAGCCAACATTCCTCACACataaaggggagaaaatattttttcattttacacAGCTTATACGGTTTGCCCACGCCGTAAGTGCTGcaaattttataaaagtaTACATATTTCAGGCAAAATGACGTATCCAGAAGTTTCAAATTTTCTCTCCTCAATTATATTTCCAAAGCGAACCATTTGCATGTTAATTCTTTCGTAAAATGGACATAATTTTACAAAAGcgcaacctttttttttttttttttttttaaaaaagcatgcaaacatgcacatgtatagaTTTAATCTCAGTTGTGTAACTAGCTCAGAGTTTGCAGATGTCTCACCATTTCAAGTTATATCTTTCCATACATGATCCTTTTTTCTGATCATTCTTTACTCCTCTCTGTTGCgtgtttccttccttttatgTCTTATCTCCTTGAGgcaaatacatttttcaaatgcGATGCGGAGTGAACATACGAAAATGGTTACTCACCTTTTAGCTGTCAAATGAttggaatatattttttggcaATTCTTTTAACCCATGCCCCATTACGGTCtctattaaaattttttctttttcccccgaataattcccttttgcatttttccaattttttttttttttttatgtcattGAAATCTTAGACGCACTTCTGCTAGGCTCgcacaaaattatgaacagttcatacatttaaaaaaaaaaaaaaaaaaaaaaaaaaacctgacctgttcatacattttattaacattttttccctttgcaaATAGGAAATTTCCCACTTTCGCTAGTTTTTTAATAACTACATTTAACCCTTCCCCGAGCGATGTTCCTGTGTTGACTTAGCTTCTCCACTTTTCAACAAGTGGGTAAATTGGGAAACCCAAGAAAAGATACAAAAGGGACGCCCGAAAGCTCGCTTACAGCATTGTCCAATGAGAAAGCAtgtattttattaaaaatttaaatatgcACAGTGGAGGAAgttatcactttttttttttttttttttttttttttttcttgtttgcACAAATTCGTTTTTCCCCCACGAAAAGACAGCATGGTTACATGCCAAGGTGGGGGATTGATATGCCCGCGAGGGACACATTCCGcgttgtgtacatatgtgctaCTTGCGCGCCGGAAAGACAcgaatgaagaggaagagccATAAACGCACACAACAGCCCGTTAAACTGTAAAACGCATTAATGCGAGGAATGTAGGGATGAAATGGCAaacaaaaagtaaaaaaaaaaaatgtaccagGAAAGTCGCAAAAGGGCAACAAAATTGGTGAGCCCCAACCGGCTAAAGCACCGCGCGTACATGCGCGTATAtgcgcacacacacacacacatatatatatgtatacatattataTGTACCTGCGCACAAGGCGCTTCCTACAGGGGCGAATAACCAGCGTAGATGAAccccaaaaaggaaagtatgAACGCattaaaagaggaaaactgggaagaagaagacaacCCAAATAGGTTTTCCCAAAATgtcctcttctttcttcgtTGTGGGCCCCTACTGAATCCTTCACCAATGCCCATGTAATAAGCAtcgtaattattttcattgggTACTTTGTTTCCAAAACTTTCACGgctaaaatttttatcattactATAGCTGTAAGTGTTACTTTCACTGATGGGTTCATCTACACTGGATTCTTTTCCCTCGTTTCGGTGGCCACTCTGACTTTGTTCTCGATAGTCATATCTCCTACTAGGGTGGATAATCCCAGAGTTGTAATAGATGCtgtttatattattataatggTTATGAATATCTTGCTCCCTTTcgttattttccttcacatcTGTTTTGATTtcactttctcttttcccctGGTTAGACTCTGCCTCCTTTCTTATACGTCCTCTCCATCCTTCATCTGAATTCTCTTggacattttccttttcgataATTCTATCGATCCCATTGGAGTCATATAGCAAATTATTTGCAGTCTTCAAATAAATGAACATGGACCCCACAAATCCCCCGCGTTTACACTGACAGCTGATTTTACCTGTCATGGTCATATCCTTCGGTAGTATCATATAAGACATGTAGGAATGCATTGGAGACAAATTCACATCTGTTGTTGAATCTGGAATGACTCTCGAATTTGGAATCAAATTGTTAGTAGACAAAATAATGTCATTTCCATATTGAACACTATGGAAGCAATTGTTGGGCACTAGCTCCAACTTTTCATTATATGAATGGTTACGCTCCTTCTTGTAACAGTTAATACCTATCACATCCCCTGGGTAGGCATGAATCACACAAGGAGCATTTCTATTCAACTCAATGTTATTTGTTAAATCTCTTCTTGACAAAATATTATAACCAAAATCAcaaccttttattttttttttcgtttttttaaataccaATTTCATCACATgtttaactttttcctttccttctccgtaACATAAGCAACTCAGATCTATGTCTTTATTCGAATAGGGGgttccaaaaaataaaaagttccCATTCAAATTAGAGTTGTTAGTACCTATTAAATTTTGAAACAATTCGTAGGTATCATTATCTGCGGAGAATTCAGTGGGATCACTTAAATTTATGAATGTCCTATGGGCACAACTTGCTGGAATTATTTCTGATCTCATATCCAAGTATTCACCTGAGTAacacacaaataaaaatgcctTCCCGAACTTATTCTCCAAGACGCACTCTTGGGCATCCGATATCCTCATATCTATCGTACAGACATTTACATGTCCCAAGCTGATCAGGTCGTTTATCTTCCTGCACAAACACACCCACTTCTCAAAGAAGCAGGCCACTAAGCACCCCAGCAGAATCCGCCTCATCCTTTGCCCGGTTGCAGGCGTCGCGATAAGACGCAGTTGGGAGGAAAACGCTCTATGGCACACCAAATCAGGGGGAGGGGCGGAAAAATCcaaaaaatagggaaaaaatggggaaagaaggagggggaaattaGGCAAAAATGaggcaaaaaatggggaaacaAACTGTTGCGTAGTAAATCCggcaaggagaaaaagtctatcgtaaaaaaaaaaaaaagagacaaaaaaaaagggagggggtTATTTGTCAAACGACTGCACCATATTTgtcagaaaaaaggaagatgtgGAAAACTGATGAGCCAAATCTGTCACAAAATCGACATCACGTGACAAACGGCTGTGTTCAGTCTTCATGATTCTTCCGTTAATTCTGTGGATGACTCACAAAAACCAGATCATCCAAATGTTGCAATCACGAGGGAAATCaacttcgaaaaaaaaaaaaaaaaaaaaaaaaaccttttctCGAAGTAAAAATGTCTACCGCTTGTGTTTTCATTTCACAAGGCAATAAAATCGGAGATTCAAAATTATGACCATGTGTGCACATGCAACGAATTTTGTACATCTGCTGAAGGC comes from the Plasmodium knowlesi strain H genome assembly, chromosome: 3 genome and includes:
- a CDS encoding Pf52-like protein, giving the protein MRRILLGCLVACFFEKWVCLCRKINDLISLGHVNVCTIDMRISDAQECVLENKFGKAFLFVCYSGEYLDMRSEIIPASCAHRTFINLSDPTEFSADNDTYELFQNLIGTNNSNLNGNFLFFGTPYSNKDIDLSCLCYGEGKEKVKHVMKLVFKKTKKKIKGCDFGYNILSRRDLTNNIELNRNAPCVIHAYPGDVIGINCYKKERNHSYNEKLELVPNNCFHSVQYGNDIILSTNNLIPNSRVIPDSTTDVNLSPMHSYMSYMILPKDMTMTGKISCQCKRGGFVGSMFIYLKTANNLLYDSNGIDRIIEKENVQENSDEGWRGRIRKEAESNQGKRESEIKTDVKENNEREQDIHNHYNNINSIYYNSGIIHPSRRYDYREQSQSGHRNEGKESSVDEPISESNTYSYSNDKNFSRESFGNKVPNENNYDAYYMGIGEGFSRGPQRRKKRTFWENLFGLSSSSQFSSFNAFILSFLGFIYAGYSPL